In Yersinia enterocolitica subsp. enterocolitica, one DNA window encodes the following:
- the creA gene encoding protein CreA, with protein MKKNWIFLGCILSFGAITAHAEEIGSVDTVFKLLGPDHKIVVEAFDDPDVKNVTCYISRAKTGGIKGGLGLAEDTSDAAISCQQVGPIELSDKIKNRKSDGTVVFQKRTSLVFKKLQVVRFYDPKRNTLIYLTYSDRVVDGSPKNAISAVPIMPWQ; from the coding sequence ATGAAAAAAAATTGGATATTCCTTGGTTGCATACTTTCTTTCGGGGCAATAACGGCTCATGCGGAAGAAATTGGCTCTGTTGATACGGTATTTAAACTCTTGGGGCCTGACCATAAAATTGTGGTTGAAGCCTTCGATGATCCTGATGTTAAAAATGTAACTTGTTATATCAGTCGGGCAAAAACCGGTGGTATCAAAGGGGGATTAGGGTTGGCGGAGGATACTTCAGATGCGGCTATTTCCTGCCAACAAGTGGGGCCAATTGAGTTAAGTGACAAAATTAAGAATAGAAAATCCGATGGGACCGTGGTTTTTCAGAAGCGAACTTCATTGGTATTTAAAAAGCTACAGGTAGTGCGTTTCTACGATCCGAAACGTAATACCTTAATCTACCTGACTTATTCAGATAGAGTTGTCGACGGTTCGCCGAAAAACGCGATAAGCGCAGTGCCAATTATGCCGTGGCAATAA